The Candidatus Margulisiibacteriota bacterium genomic sequence AAAAAGCGAGGAACCGAAGTCAGAAAAATTTCACAGACCTTTATCTCCGGCAAGAGAGACAGCAAAGGTCGAGGCGAATGCTGAGCCTGATCTTCCCAAGAAAACACTGCAAATAAAAGTAGAAGAAAAAATAAACGAAACCGAAGAAACAAGTGCTGCCCCTGAGGAAAAAAGTTTGGAAAATATCGATATTATTTCTATCAAGCATAATTGGCCGGATATTATCGCCTTGCTCAAGAAAAACAAAATGATCCGTCTGGCAGCTTATTTGATGGAAGCAATTCCTTTGCGTTTGGAAGACAATGTGATTGTTGTCGGTTTCAAAGCAGAACATAAATTCCATTTTGAGAATATTCGGGAAGAAAAAAATCTCAGAAATATCTGTGAGTTTGCCTCTAAAGTAATAAAAAAACCCGTAACCATGAAATGTATTGTTATGGATAATGAAGAATTACCGATTAATATGCAAACCGATGTAATGGTGGCCAGCAAATTGTTCGCGGACGAGAGTATTCCTGGTCATATTAAAAGTATCGCCCAGTCTTTTGAAGGAGAAATAATCAAACCCGGAGGTGGTGCATGAAAGCTTTTTTATTACGTCACGGTATTGCGGAGGATGGAGCTGATGATTTTAACCGGAATTTAAGTCTGGAAGGCAGACAGGAAATAAAAAAATTAGCCAGATTTGTAAATCATCATTTTAAACTGACTGTAGTGGAAATAATACACAGCGGGCTGATCAGGGCCAAACAGACCGCTGATATTTTTGCGGAAGAAATAAAGCCTGTTAAAGGGGTATATGAAGGCAGAGCTCTGGACCCTATGGCCGACCCGAATGTCTGGGCAAAGAAATTATCCGGCAGCGGCCATGATATTATGCTCGTGGGACATAATCCCCATCTCACCAGGCTGGCAGCAATTTTGACAAGTAAAAACGACGAGCAGGAAATAATCAAAATAAAAAAAGGTTCATTAATCTGTCTGCAGCCGAATAATGATGACGGTTGGTCAATATTATGGACATTATATCCCGGATTGATAAAGTAAGATGCGACGTATACTCATAATTTTTTTAATTTTAGTTCTATTGGGCGTTATTTGTGCTGTATTGATTCAATCCTTCAATCATAATTTTATTTACAGGACACAACCAAAAGTTCGAGAGGGTCGCGGTAAGCTGCAAATAATGGCCACGATTTATCCCTATTATCTGATGGCGAAAGAAATTACCGCAGGCCATGCCCAGGTTGACTTGCTATATCCTTCTCAGGTTTCCCCGCATTTTTACAAGCTAAAACCGGCGGATATTTCTCGTCTGGACAAGGGGCAGCTGATAATTGCCAACGGGCTTGGTCTTGATAACAAGGTGCTGAAAAATTTACATTACAACTCATCCAGGTTAATTATAGCTGCGGATTTTGTTGACATAAAAAGTGGTAATCCTCATATCTGGCTGGATCCAGTATTTTTGAAGGATATTGTCAAAGGTCTGGCTGAAAAACTCGGCAGTCTTGATACCGAGAATGAAAAGATTTACTTTGATAATGCCCAAAAAATAATTACGGAATTAGTTGAGCT encodes the following:
- a CDS encoding metal ABC transporter substrate-binding protein → MATIYPYYLMAKEITAGHAQVDLLYPSQVSPHFYKLKPADISRLDKGQLIIANGLGLDNKVLKNLHYNSSRLIIAADFVDIKSGNPHIWLDPVFLKDIVKGLAEKLGSLDTENEKIYFDNAQKIITELVELDKQITKERAQYNYVTAITLHDAFYYFARRYNLHIIPMEAFPGKNLSPGELANLLNIIKEQHIKALYIEPQINPAQAVVLANENHLDLFILNSLDTFTDNAHISDLLRDNWITLKKGFK
- the sixA gene encoding phosphohistidine phosphatase SixA, whose translation is MKAFLLRHGIAEDGADDFNRNLSLEGRQEIKKLARFVNHHFKLTVVEIIHSGLIRAKQTADIFAEEIKPVKGVYEGRALDPMADPNVWAKKLSGSGHDIMLVGHNPHLTRLAAILTSKNDEQEIIKIKKGSLICLQPNNDDGWSILWTLYPGLIK